From Elaeis guineensis isolate ETL-2024a chromosome 16, EG11, whole genome shotgun sequence, a single genomic window includes:
- the LOC109506741 gene encoding uncharacterized protein — MATSSNQEAMQVDATSPTILVEKNPPQSRLLNLGINSWPKWGCPPGKFHLKFDAEEIFYLLKGKVKAYIKGSSECVDFAAGDLVVIPKGVTCTWHVLVPVDKHYQFESTF, encoded by the exons ATGGCCACAAGTTCAAACCAAGAGGCCATGCAAGTTGACGCCACCAGCCCCACAATCTTAGTAGAGAAGAACCCACCACAGTCGCGCTTACTAAACTTGGGCATCAACTCATGGCCCAA GTGGGGTTGCCCTCCAGGAAAGTTCCATCTCAAGTTTGATGCAGAAGAAATTTTCTATCTCCTAAAAGGCAAGGTTAAAGCTTACATTAAGGGATCTTCCGAATGTGTGGATTTTGCTGCTGGAGATCTTGTAGTCATCCCCAAGGGAGTCACTTGCACGTGGCATGTATTGGTACCAGTCGATAAGCACTACCAATTCGAATCCACCTTCTAG
- the LOC105059171 gene encoding uncharacterized protein isoform X2 → MSQPWVDDAKFSAFTSSSSSHPAFSQSSLYSSLSCSHRNVYRLLALREISPRAKRYSKRLWGEATKGRADCLELRCETIDARRALISWVEAESLRHLSAKYCPLLPPPRSTIAAAFSSDGKTLASTHGDHTVKIIDCHTGNCLKVLTGHRRTPWVVRYHPLYSEILASGSLDHEVRIWDAHTADCIGSRDFYRPIASIAFHAQGELLAVASGHKLYIWNYNKRGEASSPVIVLRTRRSLRAVHFHPHAAPFLLTAEVNDLDSPDSPLTLATSSGYLHYPPPAVFFANINSSLRPHLEAQGPRFGRSGNGQQRQRNVDIGSQDENLTTPMDISLGEISSANIMTEDAVADSMLTRMETVTYDSFMGSAENIEGQPTVGFQQRSSTGMVESLDALNTRPSTTFHCNGVAIRIPVRQSRPGVESTSAFNSSISSGSTDLQMLLRSVDGGQLHQFIPFSDAACWELPFLQGWLMGQTYAGLHTAIPVNSALQGNSSVVHGTGTDFLTPELLYTRNVEALVASSSMPNTSGHARVTGRSGSRHRPRSRLMASTAVGEGASFLNAQNDEAEPHPGPSGIESEIPTSLAAAAAAELPCTVKLRIWPHDIQDPCATLEPEACRLTIPHAVLCSEMGAHFSPCGRFLVACVACLLPHVEGDPGVQSQMQHDATGAATSPTRHPISAHQVMYELRIYSLEEATFGIVLASRAIRAAHCLTSIQFSPTSEHVLLAYGRRHSSLLRSIVVDGETAIPIYTILEVYRVSDMELVKVLPSAEDEVNVACFHPSVGGGLVYGTKEGKLRILQYDGPHDTSCTGPNFFLEENMLEADNLCTEVAPRDTV, encoded by the exons ATGTCTCAACCCTGGGTAGATGATGCAAAGTTCTCAGCATTCACTTCATCATCTAGTTCACATCCTGCGTTTTCTCAATCTTCACTATATTCCAGCTTAAGTTGCAG TCATAGAAATGTTTATCGGTTGTTAGCATTGAGGGAGATCTCTCCTCGAGCAAAACGCTACTCGAAAAGGCTGTGGGGTGAAGCTACAAAGGGGAGAGCTGATTGTCTTGAGCTAAGATGTGAAACTATCGATGCACGACGTGCTCTTATTTCTTG GGTAGAAGCAGAGTCGTTGCGTCACCTGTCAGCCAAGTATTGTCCTCTTTTGCCACCGCCGAGGTCCACAATTGCAGCAGCATTTAGTTCTGATGGAAAAACTCTTGCTTCCACACA TGGTGACCACACTGTTAAGATAATTGACTGCCACACTGGAAACTGTTTGAAGGTGTTGACTGGCCATCGACGAACACCTTGGGTG GTTAGGTACCATCCACTGTATTCAGAAATACTTGCAAGTGGTAGCTTGGATCATGAAGTTCGTATCTGGGATGCTCATACCGCAGATTGTATTGGGTCACGCGATTTCT ATCGGCCAATTGCCTCGATTGCTTTTCATGCCCAAGGAGAGCTTCTTGCTGTAGCATCAGGTCACAAG CTATACATATGGAACTACAATAAGAGAGGAGAAGCTTCTTCCCCAGTGATTGTGCTGAGGACTCGGCGTTCTTTGAGGGCTGTGCATTTTCATCCCCATGCAGCACCATTTCTATTGACAGCTGAG GTTAATGATCTTGATTCGCCAGACTCACCACTGACACTTGCAACTTCTTCTGGCTATTTGCACTATCCTCCTCCAGCTGTCTTTTTTGCAAACATTAATTCAAGTCTGCGTCCACATCTGGAGGCTCAG GGTCCTAGGTTTGGTAGATCCGGTAATGGGCAGCAAAGACAGAGAAATGTTGATATAGGAAGCCAAGATGAGAACTTAACGACCCCGATGGATATATCTCTGGGAGAGATTTCTAGTGCAAATATTATGACAGAAGATGCAGTTGCTGATTCTATGCTGACCAGAATGGAAACAGTAACATATGATTCTTTTATGGGAAGTGCAGAAAACATTGAAGGGCAGCCTACTGTTGGATTTCAGCAAAGAAGTTCTACTGGTATGGTGGAGAGTTTGGATGCTTTGAACACCAGGCCATCAACTACTTTCCATTGCAATGGGGTGGCTATAAGAATACCTGTGAGGCAATCAAGGCCAGGTGTAGAGAGCACTTCTGCTTTCAATTCTTCAATCTCGTCAGGCAGTACTGACCTTCAAATGCTATTAAGAAGTGTAGATGGTGGACAACTTCATCAATTTATTCCTTTCAGTGATGCAGCATGCTGGGAGTTGCCTTTTTTACAGGGCTGGTTAATGGGTCAAACTTATGCAGGTCTGCATACAGCAATACCTGTCAATAGTGCACTCCAAGGAAATTCATCTGTAGTTCACGGAACAGGAACTGACTTCTTGACACCTGAATTACTGTATACCCGTAATGTGGAAGCTCTAGTGGCTTCTTCTTCAATGCCAAACACTAGTGGCCATGCTAGGGTAACTGGACGATCTGGTTCTCGGCATCGGCCGCGCTCCCGTTTGATGGCTTCTACAGCTGTTGGAGAAGGTGCCTCATTTCTTAATGCCCAAAATGATGAAGCTGAGCCTCATCCTGGTCCTAGTGGTATTGAATCTGAAATTCCTACATCGTTGGCTGCAGCAGCTGCTGCTGAACTACCTTGTACGGTGAAGCTAAGAATATGGCCACATGATATACAAGATCCATGTGCCACTTTAGAGCCAGAGGCATGCCGTTTAACTATACCACATGCTGTCCTTTGCAG TGAAATGGGTGCCCATTTTTCTCCTTGTGGCCGATTTTTGGTCGCTTGTGTTGCATGCTTACTGCCCCATGTCGAAGGTGATCCAGGAGTTCAGTCACAGATGCAACATGATGCTACAGGGGCAGCAACATCCCCAACACGCCATCCAATTTCAGCTCACCAAGTTATGTATGAGCTTCGCATCTATTCTCTTGAAGAGGCAAC CTTCGGCATCGTGCTAGCTTCAAGAGCAATCAGAGCTGCTCATTGCTTGACTTCTATTCAG TTCTCTCCTACATCGGAACACGTATTATTAGCTTATGGTCGTCGCCATAGTTCACTTCTAAGGAGCATTGTTGTTGATGGGGAGACTGCAATACCTATATACACAATATTGGAG GTTTATAGAGTTTCAGATATGGAGCTTGTAAAAGTTCTTCCTAGTGCAGAAGATGAGGTCAATGTTGCATGCTTTCATCCTTCGGTTGGAGGAGGTCTTGTTTATGGGACTAAG GAAGGCAAGCTCAGGATTCTTCAGTATGATGGCCCACATGACACAAGTTGCACAGGACCAAATTTCTTTCTTGAGGAGAATATGCTTGAG GCTGATAACCTTTGTACAGAAGTAGCTCCAAGAGATACAGTGTAG
- the LOC105059171 gene encoding uncharacterized protein isoform X1: protein MSQPWVDDAKFSAFTSSSSSHPAFSQSSLYSSLSCSHRNVYRLLALREISPRAKRYSKRLWGEATKGRADCLELRCETIDARRALISWVEAESLRHLSAKYCPLLPPPRSTIAAAFSSDGKTLASTHGDHTVKIIDCHTGNCLKVLTGHRRTPWVVRYHPLYSEILASGSLDHEVRIWDAHTADCIGSRDFYRPIASIAFHAQGELLAVASGHKLYIWNYNKRGEASSPVIVLRTRRSLRAVHFHPHAAPFLLTAEVNDLDSPDSPLTLATSSGYLHYPPPAVFFANINSSLRPHLEAQVPLIPSSYLLRPTFVMDDGRMPLQQGPRFGRSGNGQQRQRNVDIGSQDENLTTPMDISLGEISSANIMTEDAVADSMLTRMETVTYDSFMGSAENIEGQPTVGFQQRSSTGMVESLDALNTRPSTTFHCNGVAIRIPVRQSRPGVESTSAFNSSISSGSTDLQMLLRSVDGGQLHQFIPFSDAACWELPFLQGWLMGQTYAGLHTAIPVNSALQGNSSVVHGTGTDFLTPELLYTRNVEALVASSSMPNTSGHARVTGRSGSRHRPRSRLMASTAVGEGASFLNAQNDEAEPHPGPSGIESEIPTSLAAAAAAELPCTVKLRIWPHDIQDPCATLEPEACRLTIPHAVLCSEMGAHFSPCGRFLVACVACLLPHVEGDPGVQSQMQHDATGAATSPTRHPISAHQVMYELRIYSLEEATFGIVLASRAIRAAHCLTSIQFSPTSEHVLLAYGRRHSSLLRSIVVDGETAIPIYTILEVYRVSDMELVKVLPSAEDEVNVACFHPSVGGGLVYGTKEGKLRILQYDGPHDTSCTGPNFFLEENMLEIQKYALEC from the exons ATGTCTCAACCCTGGGTAGATGATGCAAAGTTCTCAGCATTCACTTCATCATCTAGTTCACATCCTGCGTTTTCTCAATCTTCACTATATTCCAGCTTAAGTTGCAG TCATAGAAATGTTTATCGGTTGTTAGCATTGAGGGAGATCTCTCCTCGAGCAAAACGCTACTCGAAAAGGCTGTGGGGTGAAGCTACAAAGGGGAGAGCTGATTGTCTTGAGCTAAGATGTGAAACTATCGATGCACGACGTGCTCTTATTTCTTG GGTAGAAGCAGAGTCGTTGCGTCACCTGTCAGCCAAGTATTGTCCTCTTTTGCCACCGCCGAGGTCCACAATTGCAGCAGCATTTAGTTCTGATGGAAAAACTCTTGCTTCCACACA TGGTGACCACACTGTTAAGATAATTGACTGCCACACTGGAAACTGTTTGAAGGTGTTGACTGGCCATCGACGAACACCTTGGGTG GTTAGGTACCATCCACTGTATTCAGAAATACTTGCAAGTGGTAGCTTGGATCATGAAGTTCGTATCTGGGATGCTCATACCGCAGATTGTATTGGGTCACGCGATTTCT ATCGGCCAATTGCCTCGATTGCTTTTCATGCCCAAGGAGAGCTTCTTGCTGTAGCATCAGGTCACAAG CTATACATATGGAACTACAATAAGAGAGGAGAAGCTTCTTCCCCAGTGATTGTGCTGAGGACTCGGCGTTCTTTGAGGGCTGTGCATTTTCATCCCCATGCAGCACCATTTCTATTGACAGCTGAG GTTAATGATCTTGATTCGCCAGACTCACCACTGACACTTGCAACTTCTTCTGGCTATTTGCACTATCCTCCTCCAGCTGTCTTTTTTGCAAACATTAATTCAAGTCTGCGTCCACATCTGGAGGCTCAGGTGCCTCTCATACCTTCTTCATATTTGTTACGGCCAACATTtgtaatggatgatggaagaatgCCTTTGCAACAGGGTCCTAGGTTTGGTAGATCCGGTAATGGGCAGCAAAGACAGAGAAATGTTGATATAGGAAGCCAAGATGAGAACTTAACGACCCCGATGGATATATCTCTGGGAGAGATTTCTAGTGCAAATATTATGACAGAAGATGCAGTTGCTGATTCTATGCTGACCAGAATGGAAACAGTAACATATGATTCTTTTATGGGAAGTGCAGAAAACATTGAAGGGCAGCCTACTGTTGGATTTCAGCAAAGAAGTTCTACTGGTATGGTGGAGAGTTTGGATGCTTTGAACACCAGGCCATCAACTACTTTCCATTGCAATGGGGTGGCTATAAGAATACCTGTGAGGCAATCAAGGCCAGGTGTAGAGAGCACTTCTGCTTTCAATTCTTCAATCTCGTCAGGCAGTACTGACCTTCAAATGCTATTAAGAAGTGTAGATGGTGGACAACTTCATCAATTTATTCCTTTCAGTGATGCAGCATGCTGGGAGTTGCCTTTTTTACAGGGCTGGTTAATGGGTCAAACTTATGCAGGTCTGCATACAGCAATACCTGTCAATAGTGCACTCCAAGGAAATTCATCTGTAGTTCACGGAACAGGAACTGACTTCTTGACACCTGAATTACTGTATACCCGTAATGTGGAAGCTCTAGTGGCTTCTTCTTCAATGCCAAACACTAGTGGCCATGCTAGGGTAACTGGACGATCTGGTTCTCGGCATCGGCCGCGCTCCCGTTTGATGGCTTCTACAGCTGTTGGAGAAGGTGCCTCATTTCTTAATGCCCAAAATGATGAAGCTGAGCCTCATCCTGGTCCTAGTGGTATTGAATCTGAAATTCCTACATCGTTGGCTGCAGCAGCTGCTGCTGAACTACCTTGTACGGTGAAGCTAAGAATATGGCCACATGATATACAAGATCCATGTGCCACTTTAGAGCCAGAGGCATGCCGTTTAACTATACCACATGCTGTCCTTTGCAG TGAAATGGGTGCCCATTTTTCTCCTTGTGGCCGATTTTTGGTCGCTTGTGTTGCATGCTTACTGCCCCATGTCGAAGGTGATCCAGGAGTTCAGTCACAGATGCAACATGATGCTACAGGGGCAGCAACATCCCCAACACGCCATCCAATTTCAGCTCACCAAGTTATGTATGAGCTTCGCATCTATTCTCTTGAAGAGGCAAC CTTCGGCATCGTGCTAGCTTCAAGAGCAATCAGAGCTGCTCATTGCTTGACTTCTATTCAG TTCTCTCCTACATCGGAACACGTATTATTAGCTTATGGTCGTCGCCATAGTTCACTTCTAAGGAGCATTGTTGTTGATGGGGAGACTGCAATACCTATATACACAATATTGGAG GTTTATAGAGTTTCAGATATGGAGCTTGTAAAAGTTCTTCCTAGTGCAGAAGATGAGGTCAATGTTGCATGCTTTCATCCTTCGGTTGGAGGAGGTCTTGTTTATGGGACTAAG GAAGGCAAGCTCAGGATTCTTCAGTATGATGGCCCACATGACACAAGTTGCACAGGACCAAATTTCTTTCTTGAGGAGAATATGCTTGAG ATCCAGAAGTATGCCTTAGAATGTTGA